The genomic window TTGAGCGAGTCCCCTATGGGCTAACAAAATAGGCTTTTCTGCACTCTTTTTAGTAAAAGTCGAACTGTTATTAACATAAATAAACGTAACAAAAATAATACTTAAACAAATTATTTTATGCTTTAATAGCTTTCTAAATGGTTTCATAATGTGTGCTTCCTATACTTTCTTTCAATCTTTATTCCTTCATCATGCTTATAATATAATCTGCTTTATTTTTATTGTTTTCTGGACTTAGCAAAGGACTGTATAATGTTGGTGCTTGTATCACTGCAATCAGTGTGGCTGCTTCTTCTTTTGATAAATCTGAAGGCTCTTTTTCATAATAAGTTCTTGCCGCTTCTCCTATCCCCTGAATGCCATGGCCAAAAGCAATAACATTTAAATAAGCTTCCATAATCTGATCTTTGTTATAGTTTCTTTCTAGTTTTAGTGCTGTATAAATTTCTTTTCTTTTTCGGCTTAGTGAAATAGGTTCATCCTCTAAACTTACATTTTTAACGAGTTGCTGAGTGATCGTTGAAGCCCCTTGAAGCTGCCCTCTTTTTGTTACATTATTTATAAATGCTCCAGCTATTCGCGTTATATCTACACCACTATGTTTATTAAAATTTCTGTCTTCACTTGCAATAGCTGCACTGACTACATAGGGAGAAACCTTATCTAGTTCTGTCCAATTTTCACCTTGCTGCTCTTTTACCCTTTCGAGCTGGATATCAATCGTTTTTTGACTGGCATCACTGATAAAAAAGGCTCCCATTCCAATTAAGATGATGATACAAACCATTTTTATTAAAAAGTTAGGTTTTTTATAACGAAGTACTCCCTTAATCCTCTTTTTCATATTACTTTCTCCAAAGGCTACGATCCCTACGCTTTTAAGACTGCCTTTTTCTAGTGAGAAGTGAAGCAGTGAACTTGCATACTCTTTTTTGATATCCTGATCTGAAAGCTGGATAACTTTTTCATCACAGGATCTTTCCATATCTTTGTGCGCTAAGCTTAATGCAATCCAAATAATAGGATTGAACCAATGAATGCATGCGGCCATTAGAGCGATTAGTTTAATAAGATGATCAAATCTTTTGATATGTACTATTTCATGCTTTATAACATTTTTAAGCACCGTCTTATCTTTGGCTGTAATAAGCGCAGCAGGTACTATAATTTTAGGTTTTAAAATACCACATACGACTGGGGTAGACAGTTCTTCTAAACTAAATATCCTGACTTTTCTTTTGAGAATTTCTTTTTTTAATGCTTCTTCTAATAAGTCATCTGGATGATATACTATAGCTTCATTAAGTTTTTTTACAGTCCCATAATAAAATAGAATACAAAGGCCTATTAAGATTAATGCTGTTATAAACCATGTGTTAATAATAAATTCTTGACTTATCATATTTGAAGTGTCACTGACTTGATCAGTATTTAAAATTCGATCTATAGGCTGCTTTGTATAGTCTTTTATTGTGGTGTCCAGTGATATGGTAATATTTTCTGCTGAAATAGGATAAAGATTAAAAATACTCACAGCGGATGAAAAAGAGATAGGCACTAGCAATCTAAATAGCAAGATCCCCCACATAGCGTAACTCAATATCTTAGGCAATCGGCTGCCAATTAAAGCTCTTAGGAAGATGATCAAAACTGCTGCCAAAGTAGATAACATACTCATATAAACTACTTTATTAAATAAAGTAACCATACTGATTATTCCCCTTTCTGTGTATACTCATCGATAATGGTTTTAAGTTCTTTAGCCTCTTTCTCTGTTATTTTTTCTCTTTGTAAAAATGAGGCTAAAAACATCTTTATAGACCCCTCATAAACTCTTCCTAATAACTCCTCACTTTGTACTTGCTGCACTTCTTGTCTTTCTATAAGACTGGTCACTATGGCCTTTTCATTTTTTATGATCCCTCTTTCACCCAGTCTACGTAAAACAGTATAGGTTGTGGATTTTTTCCACCCAAGTTCAGCGTTTGCAAGTTTAACAAGTGCTGTAGAATTGATTGGTGCTCTGTGCCATATTAACTGCATAAATTTCATTTCAGAATTTGATAATTTAATTGTCTCCATCGTTCTCCCTTCAAGTCTTTAGACGATAAATTGATTAACGTTTAGGTTTAAAGTTGTAAACCTTTATTAAGTCTACAACTTTAAACCTCTGTTGTCAATAGGTATTAAATAAAGCCTAATGATTTTTAGATTAAAAAT from Cellulosilyticum sp. I15G10I2 includes these protein-coding regions:
- a CDS encoding transglycosylase domain-containing protein gives rise to the protein MVTLFNKVVYMSMLSTLAAVLIIFLRALIGSRLPKILSYAMWGILLFRLLVPISFSSAVSIFNLYPISAENITISLDTTIKDYTKQPIDRILNTDQVSDTSNMISQEFIINTWFITALILIGLCILFYYGTVKKLNEAIVYHPDDLLEEALKKEILKRKVRIFSLEELSTPVVCGILKPKIIVPAALITAKDKTVLKNVIKHEIVHIKRFDHLIKLIALMAACIHWFNPIIWIALSLAHKDMERSCDEKVIQLSDQDIKKEYASSLLHFSLEKGSLKSVGIVAFGESNMKKRIKGVLRYKKPNFLIKMVCIIILIGMGAFFISDASQKTIDIQLERVKEQQGENWTELDKVSPYVVSAAIASEDRNFNKHSGVDITRIAGAFINNVTKRGQLQGASTITQQLVKNVSLEDEPISLSRKRKEIYTALKLERNYNKDQIMEAYLNVIAFGHGIQGIGEAARTYYEKEPSDLSKEEAATLIAVIQAPTLYSPLLSPENNKNKADYIISMMKE
- a CDS encoding BlaI/MecI/CopY family transcriptional regulator → METIKLSNSEMKFMQLIWHRAPINSTALVKLANAELGWKKSTTYTVLRRLGERGIIKNEKAIVTSLIERQEVQQVQSEELLGRVYEGSIKMFLASFLQREKITEKEAKELKTIIDEYTQKGE